Within Microterricola gilva, the genomic segment TTGCCGATGTGCGGCCAGAACGGGCTCATCCAGCGCAGCGGCCGGCCGGTGACGAAGACCACCGGAACTCCGGCGTCATCCAACCGCCTCAACACCCGCGCGGTGAACTCCGGCACACTCATGCTCGCGTTGGGCACCAGCGTGCCGTCCAGGTCGGTCGCGACCAACACGGGCGCCACGAGCTTCGTCACGGGTTGATCACTCCTCAGTTCACAGAGTCGCTGACTGTTGTGGCACGGTGTGCGCGCGATCCGCGGTGGTCAGGGGGTGCGACCGTTGCGAGCAGGCGCTCGGCGACGATCAGATCGTCCGCCGTCCGCGAGATCAGCGTATCGACATCGTCGAAGGCGGTCATCCCGCGAATCAAAGCCACGAGCTGCAGCTCCACTCGCATCCCGTACAGGTCGCCGGAGAAGTCGTGGATGTGGGCCTCGACCCTGGTCTCCGTGACATCACCGAAGGTCGGGTTGTCACCGATGCTGGTGGTCGCCTGCCGCCACCGCGGCTCATCTCCGATGCGGGCCCACGCCGCGTACACGCCGTCTGCGCAGCCACTCGCGGGCACGTCGAGGTTCGCCGTCGGAAACCCGAGCGCGTTGCCGCGCCCGTCTCCGTGAATGACGATCCCGGACAGCCACGCGATGTGCGTTGTCATGCGCTGATTGAGCGGTAGCGGC encodes:
- a CDS encoding riboflavin kinase, yielding MTTHIAWLSGIVIHGDGRGNALGFPTANLDVPASGCADGVYAAWARIGDEPRWRQATTSIGDNPTFGDVTETRVEAHIHDFSGDLYGMRVELQLVALIRGMTAFDDVDTLISRTADDLIVAERLLATVAPPDHRGSRAHRATTVSDSVN